In the genome of Phragmites australis chromosome 9, lpPhrAust1.1, whole genome shotgun sequence, the window TACACTGATGGCAGGTTTTCAGAATGAACTGTGAGTTTGCAGGCTCACTTAAAACCAGAAGCATTGTAATCCCTGGCCGTCGTGTCGGGGACCGGGTTCCAGTCCCAGCTGAGCTTGTCAGCTACCGAAGACATCAGCGGCGGTCCCATCGGCAGCACACCGAGCGGCGTCATTTCTGGCGTTGTCTGCGGCGACGGCAACGAGAGGAAATGACTGCCCGTCGGGGCCAAGAGGTTAGCGTAGGCCTGGCTGTGACCAACCAGCGTGCTCAGCTCGTCGACGGGCCTGGAGCTGCCCATAGGCGTGGCGACCATGCTGAGAAGAGAGTACGTGGAGGTGAGGACGGCGGCGCTTCCTGTCGGTTGCGGCGCAACCGCCGCTATCGAGTTCGTCGACGACGCGTAAGCCTGTGGCGTTGGCGGAGGCAGAAGTTGCGGCGCGTTGTGCGTGGTGATGACCACTTGGTCCATGGTGGCTGGCGGTGACGCCGACGAGCACTCGCCTTGGAGCAGATGGAAGCTGCTGGGCTGCTGCGTCGGTGACAGTTGCgtggacgacgacggcgacgatcCGTGCCGACCGGTCCGCACGACGGTGCGGGAGGCGGTGCGCCGCGCTGAGGAAGGCTGGCCGTCGTCGATGCCGGAGCGCTTGTAGACGCGGCAGAGCGAGATCTCGGACTGTGTGATCACCGTCAGAAAAATTAATAGCCGTTAgccttttcttgcaaagaaagAGGATAGTACTAAAGTGAAGAAATCAGTACCACGCATGCATGAGTTCATAAACAGCAAAGAAACAGAGATTGACTGAAGAGGCTATATATATGAACTTTAAGATCAACTAGTCgtcaaaaaataattaaagaaaactTTAAGATGACTTGAGAAATGAGGGATTAAGTGtttcaattaattaattcaGATCTGAATAATTTAGCAAAGGGAAACCCGCTTTAGCTTGAGGATGCAAAGATCTTGCAGAATCTGCAACATGCAACTTTGCAAGTGGTATCTAGCTAGAAGGGGGATTCATAGTGTAGATTTGTACATGTCTAGTGGTACGCATATGTGTGCtaaaaagaacaaggagcaaaaaaaaaatagctggTAGATCTGAAAAAGTAAAGGAAAAGGCATCTTCCATATTCGTACAAGTCATGCGACCAAAGTAAAAGCACCGAACGAAAAGCAGATCGAATGATTAGTTAACCACACCAAGTAATGACCAGCTAGCTAGCTGGAACTCAATTACAGTACAAAAATGAAAGCTTTTTGGAATTTGGAAGCAACGATCGAAACAAGAACACTGCAAAACAATTGAGCTCATGGGAACCCTGAAATAATGTTTGGGGATTATGGCCGTAATTCACCTTGTGGATCAAGGGGTCTGTGtcggcggcgggcgggaggcGGTACTCGTTCATGATCCAGCTGCTGCGGACGCCCTTGGGGGCCTTGCCGGAGTAGAAGACGAGCGTCTTCTTGAGCCCGATGGGGCGGCTGTTCTCGCCGCGGATCATCCGGTCGGCGCCCGTCGCCTTCCAGTACCCCGACGCCGTCACCCGGTTCGGCCGGTCCCCGTTCCGGTACTTGCGGTCCCTCGGCACGTAGAagaaccactccttcccgcccATCACCGCCATTGCTGCGCCGCCGAGCGATCGAGTACCGCGCAATTAATTACAACGAGTTAATTAGCCAAGATCGAGACTAGTCGATCGAGAGCTGATCAAGTGGACATCGAAGCGTGAAGAAGCAAGTGCTGCTAATTGATTACCGGGGAGCTCCCACGGGTCGAAGCGGTAGAGGTCGAGGTCGGCGATGAGGTCGACGTTGAAGCGCTTGCCCTCGACCTTGCGCCGGAGGTAGAACTCGATCAGTTCCTCCTCCGTCGGGTGGAACCGGAACCCCGGCATCACCAGGTCGTTGTCGTGCGAGTCCGCCGCGGTCTCGCGGCCGCCGCCggacaccgccgccgcctcgctaCTGccagcccctcctcctcctcctcctcctcctcctgctgccgTAAGAACGCTGCCGGCGGCGCCGTGCCCGTCCTCGATGTCTCTGCTCATGGCATAGCGCGCGACGGCGAGCGAGAGCTTAGCTAGGGCAAATCTGAAGGAGGAGTAGAGGAGTTTGGGGGAGGAAGCGCGTGGGAGGAGAGGATAAGAGGGTGGTGCTTGCACCATTGATTGATGAATGATCGATGATATATACCGGCCGGAGTGGAGGTTTTTTATAAACATGAGTTACTGTTTATTTACATGGacatttatatttaaaaaattaatataaaatatataaaagaattAACGGgtaaatatatattaaataagaaaatgaaatgGCAAGATAACCCGTGAGTATATAGAACCACGAGAAATTGTCTTCCCCTGATTATACTTGCCCAGTATCCCACTTGCTGATGGCTACTGCCCTTCTACCTCTATGCATGGTATAGGCTAGGTCGAGTACTGACTGTTTGTTGTACAGTTTGCTATTTGCGGTTGCAATGATAAATATTAATTTGCACATAGTATACGAATCATTTGCTGTAGATAGTGTTGACCGATCACCTTGCTTAATTAATGCTATGTGTACTAATGACTTCCTTTCGAGGCTAATGAGATGCCATCGTTAAGTTTTGTAATTTTGATAGGTTTTACTGTTTTTTTAATACAGTGACTTGCAGTTTTTCTGCACgttcaagaaaagaaaatcgaGATGCCATGCTTCTTTTGTGCAGCCACGCACCATGGTCTCCGAAGCCTACCCGGCTAGAAAAGTGTAGCGCTTCTATAGAACTGAGAACCTTTATACTCAGGGAGAAGCAATCCAATTGATACTACTGTAGAATTAGTAAAAGTAGATGCTATATCACagaatattttttagatttgttattgataaaatatttttagacgGTTGTTAAGATAGACGTGTCTAAAATAAAACAACCGTCTAGGTGTGACTGAACTTACAGATAATTTAATAAATCCGTCTGTTTCTATTATACAGACATAAACGTTTAGAAAAACCCATCTGTGATATTATTACAGACAGTTTCTCGTAAGATCTACCTGTGTCTATACGATAGACACATACAGAGTTTATGAAAACTCATATGTATTTAAATACTCGCTAacgttttcaaatttgatcgcTCTTCTCAGGCTCTTTTAACTTCCCACACACACAATCCGCTCGTCTCCTTAGACTCTTTTAACTTTCCACACACATAACCTGCTCATCTCTTCTCGATATAAAGCAACGACGAGTGCTCTTTTTCCTCACTCGCCATTCTAGTGTATCTTTCATTGCATTGAAAAGCGTCATCCTCACTCACCATCAGCGTCAGAGAAGCGATATCTCAAGGCCaaatccctttcactgcacCGAGGCGAGTATCATATGGTTCTCATCGTGTTTTAGTTATGGTTTGTTAGGTTTTAATTGCTTCAATATGTGTAACTGATGGCACAACCTTGTTTTCATCATAGATCTACAATGGCGCAGTTCACGGCAATCAGACGGTGGCAGGATGAGTGGTTCCTATGGCTGCTTTGATGGTGCGGATGCTTAGTGTCGACTTAGGCCGGGTGGATTTTGTCTTCTTTGCTGCTGTGAAGGCCCCATCCATGGACCATGTGTATGTTGTGAATCGTGTTCTCCATTCTATTCTTCCTAATGAAAATTTCTTCATTGTTGTGATATTTTCGTCAACTACAAGACAGACTTGAACACACATTTCTTTTTGAACCATGACTGGCGGTTTGGCAGCAACATGGCATGGTTCTGGCTCATGCGTGAGCTAGTAAAGGTGCAGTCTGATCTAGATGACTGTAAGatgctcattgaagatgatgtttGGGTTGATATTATGCTGAAATATaggaggctgagatgatgtTTATAATCTCATCTTTTTCAACGATGGCGTCGATCAACCCAAGTTTGTCGATCACTTTTCATCTTTCTAGAAGATAACATCACCATAATGTATATTATCTCGTCCTTTTGAAAGACAACGTCATCAATGATGTTTAGCTATAGATTGTGTTTAGCTAGCTAGAtttatgtgttctgaacaatatgtgatGTACATCTGTGTGATGTTGATAAAcattgtgatatgtaaatgtctatgttttgtgttctgaacaatatgtgatGGATGTTATAAACAATGTTTGATCGATGTTCCGAATAATATGTCAATATGTTGTTTAATTTATGAATCATAAAGTGTGTATGTCATATCATAAGGGTAGCTAGGAAGCAAATTTGTTTATAGAGGGGAAATGATCACACCGAaggtttttataaaaaaactccaTCTATGACAATTAACACTGACGGATTTAAACAAAAACCATCTATAACTCTAATTACTCACATACGGATTTCAACAAAAACATGTCTATGACCATAGACGGTTTTATAGAAAACCCGTCTATGGGTAACTCTATTGTAGATAGTTCTGAAACCGCCTTTGACAAGGTTGTTATCACAAACATATTTACAGAGACTGTCTATAACTGTctatgataaaatttaaaatccaTCTGTAATAATCCGTTCTGAGGTAGTCGGAGACTTTTATGTCTCTCCACCTATTTGAACTAAACCGTACAAAAGCCAAATTTTAGAGTGGAAATAATTCCAGCTTAATTTTAGGCTCTGAGCATATCTGGATCTAGCTTAGCTTCTTCAGGAACAGGTTGTGTGCATAGGCCGCAACGGTTTTGCCCattatccaaaaaaaaaaaaagttcttttGTCAGAAACTCTCTAGACTCCAAAGATCTTTACCTGAGCTTTTAAAAATAGGGCACTTAACTAGAACTAGCCTTTACTAAAGGCAATTTGCGAGCACCAGGAATTGATCTCCGGTGGGCTGGTTGCGCAACTGACCCACCTAGCCAACAACTGGACCCTTTCAGTTCCCATCTTTGCCGGAGCTTGTCCAAACAGGAGTGAATTTCTTCAGCTCTAATAATTAAATAAAGATTCGGGGATATTACAAAACCTAGCCATACGATGCATCTGTCATCACATTGAAACTGCAAGTTTGCAACTCGAAGGCCACCAGGCTTCTAAACTCCTCGGGAGGCCCCAATCTCCGATTCGCCGCGAAGACTCAAGAACTCCCAGAGCATTAGGGGAGTGGTCGGCCCTTCGGAATGACCAACAGGAAATAGGCCCATCAATAACGTGATATCTATCACGAAGTGATCGATATTTAATACCGATATGGTCGGTGGTCACCCTGACACACTAGACAGGACTAGCGCCATAGCTGACGACCGGCCTAGTCCTATGGCTACTTGCCATAACAGTTATTGCCACTTGCCCATCAATATTTTACGAGGCTGACTCTAGATCCTTACTGTATAATGACGATTTATACATATCTCTATCAACTCCGTAATAAATATGTTTATACATTTACACCCTGGATGTCACTGTAATTACAGTCCCCCGGCCACTGTGTTAGGGGAGAGGAGATTTTTTCTAATAATTCTAGATgtttccttcctctccacttagTCTCTAAGATTAAGTCACTCCTGTGGGTTGGTTCTCACCACACTTTGTTCACGAAAGGCTTTGTTTTCCGCCAACATAATCTAGTTAGTAATTAAAGAGAATATTCATTGTTTGTAATAATGTTGTTTGCGTATCTAAAAACTATAGTTATTGTCATATAGAATTAATAATCTCACCGACCGCGATGGTAAAGTAATCCGTGATGAGAAATGAAAAATGCAAGGTTTTTCTGGGCTCAACACGTTCCAAGAATTGATCCCGCTAGCTCGGATTGCGACAAAACCAGACAAGTTGATTTCTAGATAGATGGGTATTGAGGGATGAGCAAAATTGCTCTAATTAATTTTTGGCTGAATTTTGAATTAAATCCTAAGGACTCTAGTATAGTCCAAATCCCCATATATATCCAACAGaccttgatggtgtgacggAAACAGACCGTTCTTACACAGCAACTGCTCGACGACACGCAATGACTTTTAGGAACAAGTGGTCGCAAGATCGAGTGGGAGCTAGAGCAGCTACAATATAGACATTGTGCGGCTGTGCAATTGTACAAGACTGTGTGTATACATGGTCCCTCGAGCAGAAGGAAAGGGACTGAGGAGTGTGAGGGGTGGTGGAGTTAAAGAGGAGAAAGGGACTAGCCAAGATGAGTACAGCTTTGGGCGGCTGCCTCTTCCACGCCTCTGACGGGGATGCCTGCCTGTATTTTTCATCTGAACATTCCAGTCATCCTTAGTTTCTCCGGTCTTCTTCACGGCATCTTTCTCGCTGCCGTTAAGAAAAGGAAAACGCTTCTTTCATGTTGTGAAAATGCATGTATATTATCTTTCGGAAACATATAAGGCCCTGTTGGATAAatggataatatatatataatcatcactacgtgaaaaaagtttTCAATGATGGATTATAATTGTTATAGGTGATGAGTCTCGTACTTATCACCCCGACCATGTTACTAATAACTAGTCATCGGTGACAAATGATAatctatcactgatgactacattagtgacggatcataaccaATACGTGACCGATGACTACATTagtgactcatcacttataaaggtcatcagtgacgagtcataatcatgacccgtcacttatgacaagttATAAGTGGCGGGTCTCGGTTACTAATAACTGATGGACGTCTTTCGCATTTTTTGACATCACCACTCGTCATGGGTCACTTGATATTTTgcaaactatttttatactatgtgttccatgggaatcgaacctCCCCTCACGCGCGTCGTAGCCCCCCTTACCACCACACCCTCGCATGCGTTGTGATGAagccggatattttatccttttaatctttttctgcCGAACGTCATAAGTGATATGTTATaaccatgacctgtcactaatgactgtacAACAGTGAAggtcgtaatcttgacccgtcaccaatgactgttTTTGCCAATATGTGATTCGGAGTACCTTCGGTAAAACGagcataatttttgcatacgaacttcgattttaaccttttttgactctacggatatctaaaaaaagttacatccatttctctctGAGCTTGTCATGTTTGAAAAAATTTTCGAGGCTCAATTCGGCTTGAAAGACTAAGTTCTCGCCCCcttgaagtttctgcaccatttttagAACActcgtttgtgtccatagcctccacctcttacatcaaacttgagcagaaatatataaTAGTTTCTATTTTAGTGccgctaaggtgagaaaaaataagagaaaaataaaaaaaatatttatgcataCTATGCTATCATATCCTACACCAGTTTTGTTCAACGTGTGAATAGAAATTCATGAAATAGACTAAACATATGTTGTAACTTATTGACACATTTTCTGTAAATGTCTTTGGTTTGAATCTTAGCTATAGCATGGTTATAAGTTTAGTGTTTATATTTGTGCTTTTATGCGTAAATACTTAGCTATAGCATGGTTGTAACATTTTTTATAATATCTTTTCAGATCTGCAtaatatatttagttttaaattgGGCAAATTAAATAAGAAAAGATAGTACCTGACCAGCTCTAATAAAAGAgctgagtcatcagtgacaagtcatggtcacttatgacttgttatcaatgacaagttGTAACATCACCAGTCACTTATCACTGGCACAggaagacccgtcactgataactagcttaggacgacccgtcactgatgagttaatcATTAGTATCACTAATATCATCAATGATGAGTAACTTTATGACTCGTTACTGATGACTTATTATAAATGACGGATCATGGTTCGGCTCCGACCCAAGGCTATAAAAGTGACAACTCATGTTACGACCTGTCATTTATGTAATATgtttttgtctgtttttcatatATTACGTTTATATATATGACAGTTGATAGTACTTGTGAAACATGCAAATACTGTGATCCTAACTAGCTATGATATTGCAATTATGCACTGTCAGTCTGTCACATATTGTCGCGAGAGTCAGATCTAGAAGGCTGCAGGACAGAATGACAGAAGAACAATGTCAGATTTTGTTGCGGAATGGAGAAGGGTAACAATTTCTGAATTGATAGCAAAGCTCACATGTGCAAGAGTGGTCCATGCATGAAGACTAGCTACGCCGGTGGGGTTGACATAAAAAAATGCTCACAAATTCGTTCCAACAAAAAGATTAAACTTTGGTGATGTTCCAACAGACTTACTGTGTATAATCAGCTGTGAAAACCATAGCATTCCCAACTAACGTGCCACCAATATTTATGATGATAAACTGGGTGAACGCACTTAAAGGAGGTAGATGGAATCCTACTTAACCGTACGTACATGCATATATGCACGGATCGACGTCTGGCATCGTCCGGCGATACAGGTACGTACATATTCAACACACGCTCTTGAAGAATGGTTAAGGGGCCAAGCTAAGATAGATCCAAATACACATTAAATTTGGTGTTTTGTTAGTATATAGCTGATGAATATTAGagttttctaaataaattttttagctAAAAGGACCATGACCACCTCTGGCCACAAGGAAGCTCCGTCCCTGCACATACGCACAGACACAGCGCTGACCGCTGCAGGGCGGATCAcactgctgcatgcatgcaacgcTGAGAGGGTACTGGAATTATTCCCTTACGCACGTACGCACACGCCTTCCGATCGCTGGACGGACGTGCATGCCGTACGGCTATGTGTCTCCGACTCTGACAGGTCAACCTGCGCATATGAGACCTACTATCATGTGTGACTGTACTGTGCGTGAGGACTTCGCGAGACGCTAGCAAACTGTGCAGCTAGGGCGTCGCATGGAGACACTAGAATTAGCTGGAGATGTGTTTGACTTTTGCTCACCGATCTCGTCCTTGTATGATCTTGCTAGAAGAAAAGTTGTTTTTTTATCTCTATTTCTGCCGTGTGTGTAGATATGTGCAACAAGGCAAGGTTGCATGGAGCTAAATAATTGTAAAAATGATCTAAGTGGCGTTAGGATGGTGATTGGAAAATGAGTTGGTTTCAAGCACTTGAAATATAGCAAAACTGAATAATAATGTTATAGCGTATAACAACGGATACATATGCTCCTAGGGTGTAGCTACACCCACAAAGATTTTACTAAATGAATTTAGGATTATGCAGGATTCAAAGTGATAACTAGAgtgggtgaatagacgtctcacTAAATTCTTTTGAATCAGATGGCTTTATCCTTTGTTTTACCTAACATACCTTAAAAAATCAAGTGGAAGCAAATAGAGATTAACAAAGAAAAGAATCGATAACATATTACTCCACGGATAAGATATGAACACAAGGTTATATTTAAGACCATTTCATGACCCTAGTCACAAAAAACCGACAACTTTgaaagaaactcaagaagatgGTCATCAGGTGAGAAACCCTCtaagttgatgacttagaggcaAAGAAATACGAAACCCAAATTTATACTATTGTACGCGTATTTTAtatatgcctctagcaacaagaagatcaaCTTCATAAGGGTGAAAAAACTGTAGCTCagaaaggaaaatgaaaatcacaaccgaaaaaaataaacttacaagagaagcaagaaaatcaaaagaatgagactagaaggagatgaacacaagctcatacgagaaaatcaacttcattaagcatagagattagctctattttagacagattacaaagtatattcttctcacaaaagctctaacctattataaaggctaagcctatcatcttctctcatccaaaatctatcactaggctctcaaatgactGGTTCAAAGCTACCCTATAGCtttacccctttatttatatgcCTAAAGACGTTTCTTAGtccttaagttttcttgttcccaaaatacacATCGCTTACAATGGCCTACTACCTAACATCGGggcattttgatctattttttgctccgtccatcgaacagCTGTGACAacttcatgacttagtttcgtCTCGATGCTTGCTTCGCGATGATGTCACGTGCACTCTATCCCTcaatggttttgaggccaaaccgcgaaactgcCTCACACGCTTCTGAAAGCATAACTCACTGCTGCTTGTTTTGACActaagcaagcatcccgatatcGATATGTATACTCTGTCTTACAATCTTAACCATCTGTAAGTCTCTCTCGCTTCCAATCTATCaggtcaccttgtcacttgcaccggtatccccttcacttgactttatcaatacaCTGTCTTCATCATTCCCATGCTTTGCTTGGTCTCTATGTGCATAGCTAGGATAACCCTTGACTCCATTGACTTTATTGATCGTTCAGCACCAACCACCTCGCTTGGCCTCGATCATCCCGTCATCggccgtcaagttgcatccatcacctgaacaatattagacaagcaaacacatatctccattccattatagattagtccataatcaaaaccCTCAGTTAAAGGACATCTCAGAGAAATTGTGAACGCCGAATGGTCTAACGTGCACACCTCTTGAGCGTAGGACTATCCGGCGTGTGCAAACCATCAAGCCAGCaacttctgcaacctctctgtactaaatactccggtgtattctCTAACGTGCACACTTTcaatcgccggaccatccggcatatgTAACTCTTATAGACTAGCAATCttgtaacctctctgcaagaattgctccgaCGAAGCATCCAACGTTCAATACTTCCATTGCTGGATAATCCGATGTTCAAAGCTTGGTTTCCTTAAAAAacttctttgcaagaattagtctagCATTCATAAGGGTACAttgtcggatcatccggtgtactGATCTTCTGAGCTCCACCTCCTGGAACAACACGGCATGCTTAATGCCTCATCGCCGGACCATTCGGCGTACATAACCTTTTCTGGACCAGACCTTTCGGCATGTGTAAATTTCCTAGGACAGAGACAAAACTCCCAACTCTATTTCTTTCCAACTTTGGCTAGTGATGATTATCATTGCAATACATAAATAtgatcaagcaatccaaaaatcatcaaaccaaattcacaaaaatttgtcaatcactcattatacatgaaccaagacacatttccaCTTGTTTTCTCAGATTCACTAAAACTCGACAAGAAAATTACTGGCGGTCATTACTGAAGCGCTTTAGTAAAACTGAACTTTCAGTTTGTTACTAAAACTAATGAGGATTGCATATTTTTACTTTTGGATATTAATATCTGATCTGAATTTTGAAATGCTATTCACATGAAATTATGACTATCATATTCCGTGCAGTGTTGTTAGTAAACACAGGTTTCTAAAAATTAGTTTTAAGGATGCATGATTGATACCATCTAGTCAGTAAAACTCTTTCTTAAGGAAGCCTTTGTCATTTAATTTTCTAATAGTTTCACCTACTTCTACAATAttaatgtattttaaaaatagatacaaAAAAGGGTAACATTATGAATTTAGTTTGTGCGAAACTCCTATTATTTCACAGACTATTTTCATGTGTGATCAACCCAAATCTTTAGATATTACAGAAAATTAAAGATCAAAATGTTTGACCGAGTTGTACATGAATTTGTCACATACTACCTCATTAATTCTTAATCCCCGGGGGGAATCTATAAATGTCGGCAGATTAATGTTTGCTAGGGAAAGGGATGTTTGCTAGTAAATACCATGGTGAACGGCTGGGAACCTGACAAGTGATACCAGAAGTAGTGAGGTGAGGTGTAGTGACGGTATACAAGAATATGTGACTAGAAGGGACTATATATATTCATTCATCCTCAACAATTATCTCCATTTGAGTCAATTGCACAAAAACAACGGTATGCATGATTTCGTCTACCAATGGATGATCCCTCCAGAATCTATCTTAATATATCATTGTCACCATTAAATTCAATTTTGTCATTAAAAATATGAGAACTCATAATGGAAGAATTTATTTGGTATTTCAAAATATACGAGTATGATCAACACTTGTGGTCCAGAGGCAATCGAAGAATCGTGATGAATGATTATCCTCCAGTATTAATTATGGCAGTTGACTATTAAGGGAAAATTAATAACTCTGAAACAAACTGGGTCCCTCGCTATCTACTCTATTTTGACTAGTAACAATAGAACAGTTATAAAATCTAAGGATGTGAAAAAAAACTGATATATCTCGATATAATGTCTCGAGACTAAGAGAGAGGATCATCAGTGTGTGAATGCTTACTTATAATTGTTGAAGAGAGGAAACGAAGGGCATAAGAGAGAACAACATTAAATTCAGATTATCTTATATATTTTGAAACAAGTTAAAAAGTTGCCatgtattttgattttttaaactGTTGAAGTATCAACTTATGTGGTCATACTATACATAATATCTATGAATTATATCTAATAATAATAAACTATCATGATGATCaatctaatatttttattagaaaaaataatgtaaGTTTTATGGAAATATATATACAGCAATATTTGGACACATGGTTAAGTATAGTTTGAAGATATTG includes:
- the LOC133928895 gene encoding NAC domain-containing protein 35-like; this translates as MVQAPPSYPLLPRASSPKLLYSSFRFALAKLSLAVARYAMSRDIEDGHGAAGSVLTAAGGGGGGGGGAGSSEAAAVSGGGRETAADSHDNDLVMPGFRFHPTEEELIEFYLRRKVEGKRFNVDLIADLDLYRFDPWELPAMAVMGGKEWFFYVPRDRKYRNGDRPNRVTASGYWKATGADRMIRGENSRPIGLKKTLVFYSGKAPKGVRSSWIMNEYRLPPAADTDPLIHKSEISLCRVYKRSGIDDGQPSSARRTASRTVVRTGRHGSSPSSSTQLSPTQQPSSFHLLQGECSSASPPATMDQVVITTHNAPQLLPPPTPQAYASSTNSIAAVAPQPTGSAAVLTSTYSLLSMVATPMGSSRPVDELSTLVGHSQAYANLLAPTGSHFLSLPSPQTTPEMTPLGVLPMGPPLMSSVADKLSWDWNPVPDTTARDYNASGFK